One Acipenser ruthenus chromosome 33, fAciRut3.2 maternal haplotype, whole genome shotgun sequence genomic region harbors:
- the LOC117433209 gene encoding C-C chemokine receptor type 7-like, whose amino-acid sequence MRMTTPEYDYYELTSDYISEHTSDYSDIPIKCEVEDPQSFARVFQPCILAVVFVLGMVGNILVLITYIVYRRLKSMTDVFLLNLALADLLLLLTLPFRSADAIHGWVFGDWLCKAVRSLYSINYYSGFLFLTCISVDRYIAIVLATVAHKLRSQTIFYSKVSSALVWLVSVFMSVPEMVWSKVVKIDDLHCEMILDVEDKLVKAATQFAQVTVGFWLPFGVMLFCYSVITRTLLKGRGFQKHKALKVIGILVLLFVLFQLPYSVVLFLKTTDWLGSKQMNCAIRGAKHVAEDVTRSLAFIRCCLNPLLYGFVGVKFRNDVLLLLRDLRCMSRTQYSCSARSPPSSSNRFSFISNGHTSSSSMFSL is encoded by the exons atg agaATGACCACCCCGGAATATGACTATTACGAACTGACCTCTGATTACATTTCGGAGCACACATCCGACTACTCCGATATTCCCATCAAGTGCGAAGTTGAGGACCCCCAGAGCTTTGCCAGGGTTTTCCAGCCCTGCATACTGGCTGTCGTCTTTGTCCTTGGAATGGTGGGCAACATCTTGGTCCTGATCACATACATCGTCTACCGGAGATTAAAATCCATGACTGACGTCTTCCTCCTAAACCTGGCACTGGCTGACCTGCTCCTGCTCCTCACACTTCCATTCCGATCAGCAGACGCGATCCATGGCTGGGTCTTCGGAGACTGGCTGTGCAAGGCGGTGCGCAGCCTTTACAGCATCAACTACTACAGCGGCTTCCTGTTCCTCACTTGCATCAGCGTCGACAGGTACATAGCGATCGTCCTGGCCACGGTCGCCCACAAACTCAGATCGCAGACCATTTTCTACAGCAAGGTCAGCTCTGCCCTGGTGTGGCTGGTTTCCGTATTCATGAGTGTGCCGGAAATGGTTTGGAGCAAAGTGGTGAAGATAGACGACCTGCACTGCGAGATGATCTTGGACGTGGAAGACAAGCTTGTGAAAGCCGCCACCCAGTTCGCGCAGGTGACAGTCGGGTTCTGGCTCCCGTTTGGCGTCATGCTCTTCTGCTATTCGGTCATCACCAGGACCCTGTTAAAAGGAAGGGGCTTCCAAAAGCACAAAGCCCTGAAGGTCATCGGCATCCTAGTGCTTCTTTTTGTCCTCTTCCAGCTGCCGTACAGCGTCGTTCTGTTCCTGAAGACCACCGATTGGCTAGGGAGCAAGCAGATGAACTGTGCCATCCGGGGAGCCAAGCACGTGGCAGAGGACGTGACCCGCAGCCTGGCGTTTATTCGGTGCTGCCTCAACCCGCTCCTCTATGGGTTCGTGGGGGTCAAGTTCCGCAATGACGTCCTGCTGCTCCTCAGGGATCTCAGGTGTATGAGCCGGACCCAATACAGCTGTTCTGCCAGGAGCCCTCCAAGCAGCAGCAACAGGTTTTCATTCATCTCCAACGGACATACATCATCGTCTTCCATGTTCTCTCTGTAG